Proteins co-encoded in one Pogona vitticeps voucher Kumazawa lab collection mitochondrion, complete genome genomic window:
- the ND3 gene encoding NADH dehydrogenase subunit 3 (TAA stop codon is completed by the addition of 3' A residues to the mRNA), with translation MTPAMTLMTLAALPQILTLAIILLPPKTPDMQKMSPYECGFDPLENSRLPFSLQFFLIAIFFLLFDLEIALLLPLPWAINTSPTLSTMWAFSLLILLAIGLAYEWTQGALEWSK, from the coding sequence ATAACACCAGCAATAACCCTCATAACCCTAGCAGCCCTCCCACAAATTTTAACACTAGCTATCATCCTACTACCACCAAAAACCCCAGACATACAAAAAATATCCCCATACGAGTGCGGCTTTGACCCACTTGAAAACTCACGCCTACCATTCTCCCTACAATTCTTCCTAATTGCAATCTTCTTCCTTTTATTTGACTTAGAAATTGCCCTACTCCTACCTCTACCATGAGCCATCAACACATCACCAACCCTATCCACCATATGGGCGTTCTCCCTACTTATTCTCCTAGCAATCGGACTAGCATATGAATGAACACAAGGAGCCCTAGAATGATCAAAAT